One stretch of Niallia sp. XMNu-256 DNA includes these proteins:
- a CDS encoding nicotinate-nucleotide adenylyltransferase has translation MKKIGILGGTFNPPHIGHLVIANEVQHALGLDKIWFMPNQEPPHKENNSGVTGTHRLEMVHKAISDHPHFEAQAIELERPGKSYTYDTIKLLKEKYEHQFYFIIGADMIEYLPNWYKIDELVELVTFVGVNRPHYQSETNYPILFVDVPNIEISSLMIRNRVREGKTIRYFVPDSVLGYIEEKRLYET, from the coding sequence CTGAAAAAGATTGGCATTCTAGGGGGAACCTTTAACCCTCCACATATAGGGCATCTTGTGATTGCGAATGAAGTACAACATGCATTAGGTCTGGATAAAATTTGGTTTATGCCTAATCAGGAGCCCCCACATAAAGAAAATAATAGCGGGGTAACCGGGACTCATCGGCTAGAAATGGTGCATAAGGCGATTTCGGATCACCCTCACTTTGAAGCCCAAGCTATTGAGTTGGAGAGACCTGGAAAATCCTATACGTATGATACCATCAAGTTACTTAAAGAAAAATATGAACATCAGTTTTATTTTATCATTGGTGCGGATATGATTGAGTATTTACCAAACTGGTATAAAATTGATGAATTGGTCGAGCTGGTTACCTTTGTCGGGGTAAATCGTCCACACTATCAAAGTGAAACAAATTATCCAATCCTTTTCGTGGATGTTCCTAACATTGAAATTTCTTCTTTAATGATTAGAAATAGAGTAAGGGAAGGAAAAACCATTCGTTACTTTGTTCCTGATTCAGTGTTGGGGTATATAGAGGAGAAGCGGTTATATGAAACGTGA
- the rsfS gene encoding ribosome silencing factor, producing MDIRNVLEVTVKAADDKRAEDIVVLNMKGISLVADYFVICHGNSDKQVQAISREIKEKADELTVTVKRIEGFDEAKWVLVDLGDIVVHIFHKDERGYYNLERLWGDAPFEDIQSVLNE from the coding sequence ATGGATATACGTAATGTATTAGAAGTGACCGTGAAAGCTGCGGATGATAAAAGAGCAGAAGATATCGTAGTTTTAAATATGAAAGGGATCTCATTAGTAGCGGACTATTTTGTAATTTGTCACGGAAACTCTGACAAACAAGTTCAAGCTATTTCTCGTGAAATAAAAGAAAAAGCAGATGAATTAACTGTTACGGTAAAACGAATTGAAGGATTTGATGAGGCAAAATGGGTGCTTGTGGACCTTGGGGATATCGTGGTTCATATATTCCATAAGGATGAAAGAGGCTACTACAATTTAGAACGTTTATGGGGAGATGCCCCATTTGAAGACATTCAAAGTGTGTTAAACGAATGA
- the yhbY gene encoding ribosome assembly RNA-binding protein YhbY, with protein MLTGKQKRFLRSKAHHLNPIFQVGKGGVNENMIKQVSEALEARELLKVSILQNCEDEKDDVAKALAGGTKAELVQIIGNIIVLYKESKENKQLILP; from the coding sequence ATGTTAACAGGAAAACAAAAACGGTTTTTACGTTCAAAAGCTCATCATCTTAACCCAATCTTTCAAGTTGGTAAAGGTGGAGTGAATGAAAATATGATTAAGCAAGTAAGCGAAGCATTAGAAGCCCGCGAGCTGCTGAAAGTTAGTATCTTACAAAATTGTGAGGACGAAAAAGATGATGTAGCAAAAGCTCTAGCAGGTGGTACTAAAGCTGAGCTTGTTCAAATCATTGGAAATATAATTGTTTTATATAAAGAATCCAAAGAAAATAAACAATTGATTTTACCATAA
- a CDS encoding YqeG family HAD IIIA-type phosphatase: MLKQFLPSQHVKSILDINPSELKEKGIKGIITDLDNTLVEWDRPEATPLVMEWFEKMKQNQIQVTIVSNNNEARVKAFSDPLEMPFIFRARKPMSHAFIQAASRMNLKKEEIVVIGDQLLTDILGGNRSGFHTILVLPVAQNDGMATKFNRFVERRIMNWFRKKGLLQWED; the protein is encoded by the coding sequence TTACCAAGTCAACATGTAAAAAGTATTTTGGATATCAATCCAAGTGAATTAAAAGAAAAAGGCATTAAAGGAATTATTACCGACCTTGATAATACGTTAGTTGAATGGGATCGACCAGAAGCTACACCATTGGTCATGGAATGGTTTGAAAAAATGAAACAAAATCAAATACAAGTGACGATTGTTTCAAATAATAATGAGGCACGGGTTAAGGCATTTTCAGATCCATTAGAGATGCCATTTATTTTTAGAGCGAGAAAGCCGATGTCACATGCATTTATCCAAGCGGCTTCGAGAATGAATTTGAAAAAAGAAGAGATAGTTGTCATTGGTGATCAACTGTTAACCGATATATTAGGTGGGAATCGCAGTGGTTTTCATACGATACTTGTCTTACCTGTCGCTCAAAATGATGGGATGGCTACGAAATTTAATCGGTTTGTCGAAAGACGTATCATGAATTGGTTTAGAAAAAAAGGCTTGTTACAATGGGAGGATTAA
- the aroE gene encoding shikimate dehydrogenase: MKKLYGVIGDPVAHSMSPIMHNDLFQLYSVDATYVAFHVKPENLQDAVKGFRAINLAGLSVTVPHKQMIMPLLDEIDPLAEAIGAVNTVVNDHGRLIGYNTDGSGYLEGLKKEVPSFMDKNMLLIGAGGAARAIYYTLAQAGVKKVDIANRTVEKAEYLVNNCPFPKNSEVLSFKEAEEQLAKYDVIVQTTSIGMHPDIEASPLSVEKLKSTSLVSDIIYSPLETKILREAKQKGARIQNGIPMFTYQGALQFEKWTGIFPDMDRMQSVCLKQLGGKSC; the protein is encoded by the coding sequence GTGAAAAAGTTATATGGGGTAATCGGGGATCCGGTTGCACATTCAATGTCACCGATTATGCATAATGATTTATTTCAATTGTATTCAGTTGACGCTACATATGTTGCTTTTCATGTTAAACCTGAAAACTTGCAAGATGCAGTAAAAGGTTTTAGAGCGATTAATTTAGCTGGATTAAGTGTCACGGTTCCGCATAAACAAATGATTATGCCATTATTAGATGAAATTGATCCTTTGGCAGAAGCAATAGGTGCCGTTAATACTGTCGTGAATGATCATGGCCGTTTAATTGGGTATAATACGGATGGAAGTGGTTATTTAGAAGGGCTTAAAAAGGAAGTTCCTTCATTCATGGATAAGAATATGCTATTAATCGGTGCAGGTGGTGCAGCAAGAGCCATCTATTATACATTGGCACAAGCAGGTGTGAAAAAAGTTGATATTGCTAATAGGACAGTCGAAAAGGCAGAATATTTAGTTAATAACTGTCCATTTCCAAAAAATTCTGAAGTACTCAGTTTTAAAGAAGCGGAGGAACAATTAGCTAAATATGATGTAATCGTGCAAACCACTTCAATTGGCATGCATCCAGATATTGAAGCATCACCGCTTTCTGTAGAGAAATTAAAATCAACTTCTTTAGTTAGTGATATAATTTACAGTCCATTAGAAACTAAAATATTGCGTGAAGCAAAACAAAAAGGCGCTCGTATCCAAAATGGAATACCAATGTTTACTTATCAAGGAGCACTTCAATTTGAAAAGTGGACAGGGATTTTTCCTGACATGGATCGAATGCAATCAGTTTGTCTTAAGCAATTGGGAGGAAAGTCATGTTAA
- the yqeK gene encoding bis(5'-nucleosyl)-tetraphosphatase (symmetrical) YqeK: MKRDEALSIVKNQITEHRYTHTLGVMETAVTLAKRYGADEKKTELAAIFHDYAKFRNKEEMRKIILEQGMDLDLLHYNTELWHAPVGAFLVEREVGIMDSDVLNAIRYHTSGRPNMTLLEKIIYLADYIEPGRHFPGVEEVREMANTNLDAALIQSIKNSIGFLMKKNQQIFPLTFHTYNALVKKEAD; encoded by the coding sequence ATGAAACGTGATGAAGCATTATCTATTGTAAAGAATCAAATAACTGAGCATCGTTACACACATACCCTTGGAGTAATGGAAACAGCTGTTACATTAGCAAAGAGGTATGGAGCAGATGAAAAAAAGACAGAGTTAGCAGCAATTTTTCATGATTACGCAAAATTTCGTAATAAAGAGGAAATGAGAAAAATTATTTTAGAGCAGGGCATGGACCTTGATTTACTTCATTATAATACTGAATTATGGCATGCTCCCGTTGGTGCATTTTTGGTGGAAAGAGAAGTAGGAATTATGGATAGTGATGTATTAAATGCCATACGCTATCATACTTCAGGCAGGCCTAACATGACTCTTTTAGAAAAAATCATCTATTTAGCTGATTATATAGAACCTGGAAGGCATTTTCCGGGGGTTGAGGAAGTTCGTGAAATGGCAAACACCAATTTGGATGCGGCATTGATCCAATCCATCAAAAACTCAATTGGATTCTTAATGAAGAAGAATCAACAAATTTTTCCTCTTACATTTCATACTTATAACGCACTAGTTAAAAAGGAGGCAGATTAA
- the yqeH gene encoding ribosome biogenesis GTPase YqeH, with protein sequence MSEQYSCFGCGVQIQTENASDIGYAPMSALEKEEIICQRCFRLKHYNEVQDVSLTDDDFLRILNGIGKNDALIVKVVDIFDFNGSWLPGLHRFVGKNNVILIGNKVDLLPKSVKPNKVINWMKHEAKQLGLKPIDVFLVSAAKGYFMKEVTEAIEKYRNGKDVFIVGCTNVGKSTFVNRILKEVTGEGDVITTSHFPGTTLDTIEIPLSDGKALVDTPGIINHHQMAHFVDKRDLKVITPKKEIKQKVYQLNEEQTLYFGGLARFDYIKGGRRSFSCYFSNELTIHRTKLDKADELYRNHVGELLTPPRKEDVESFPELVRQTFTIKEAKTDIVFSGLGWITVNEPGAVIAAYVPKGVHVLLRKSLI encoded by the coding sequence TTGAGTGAACAGTATTCTTGTTTTGGATGTGGAGTCCAAATTCAAACAGAAAACGCAAGTGACATTGGTTATGCACCTATGTCAGCATTAGAAAAAGAGGAAATTATTTGTCAGCGCTGCTTTCGGCTGAAGCATTATAATGAAGTCCAAGATGTTAGTTTAACGGACGATGATTTTTTACGAATTCTAAATGGAATTGGTAAAAACGATGCGTTAATTGTTAAGGTTGTCGATATCTTTGATTTTAATGGCAGCTGGCTACCTGGGTTACACCGTTTTGTTGGTAAAAATAATGTAATTTTAATTGGAAATAAAGTTGACCTTTTACCAAAGTCGGTAAAACCGAATAAGGTCATTAATTGGATGAAGCATGAGGCCAAACAGCTTGGTTTAAAGCCAATTGATGTATTTTTAGTAAGTGCAGCAAAAGGGTATTTTATGAAAGAAGTAACAGAGGCGATCGAGAAATATCGAAATGGAAAAGATGTCTTTATTGTTGGTTGTACAAATGTGGGAAAATCAACATTTGTTAATCGAATCCTAAAAGAAGTAACAGGGGAAGGGGACGTAATTACAACTTCTCATTTTCCTGGAACAACCTTAGATACGATTGAAATTCCATTGTCAGATGGGAAGGCATTAGTGGATACGCCTGGAATCATCAATCATCATCAAATGGCCCATTTTGTGGACAAACGAGATCTAAAGGTAATTACACCAAAAAAAGAAATCAAACAAAAAGTCTATCAACTAAATGAAGAGCAGACCTTGTATTTTGGAGGATTAGCAAGATTCGATTACATAAAAGGTGGAAGGCGTTCATTTTCTTGTTATTTTTCAAATGAACTAACGATTCATCGGACAAAATTAGATAAAGCAGATGAATTATACCGGAATCATGTAGGGGAATTGTTAACACCACCAAGAAAGGAAGACGTAGAATCTTTCCCAGAGTTGGTGAGACAAACCTTTACAATTAAAGAAGCAAAAACCGATATTGTCTTTTCAGGACTAGGTTGGATCACAGTCAATGAACCAGGTGCGGTTATTGCAGCCTATGTTCCAAAAGGTGTTCATGTTTTGTTGAGAAAGTCGTTAATCTAG